CACTTTGTGTTCAATTTGATGCATAATCTGCTTCAAAGAGACTTCTGGAGGATTTATAATGAGGCTTCTATCAGTAACAACTCCTTGTAATTCCCCTTTAAAATCTAGAACAAAAACTAAACGAGTAAGATCGATCCCAGGATTATTACGAATACATGATGAGACATCTTGTAAAGTTGTTTCCATAGGAAAGGCAAAAAATTCATTTGTCATCAAGCGTCCGGCAGTATTCCTGCCGTGCTTTTGTAAATCTTTAATTTTCTGCGCTTTTTTTGAATCAATAAGATCTAAAATTCTTCGGTAACGTCTATCAGGGATATCGTCTAGGACCCAAACAGCTTCATCTGGGGGCATTTGTTCTATGAGAGAACATACCTCAGTATCTGAGAGTTTCCGAAAGATAGCCCACCTTGAAGCGGAGTCTGTGTTAATGATGAAGGCAACTTTCGACGAGATGCAAGAAAGATTTTTGTACAAAACGGCTCGAGAAGCCGAAGGAAGGCCAGAAACAGCATATGCTAAATCTATTGGGTTGTATTCAGATACAATTTTAGATACATCATGAGAATGGATATCGGTCGTAGATAAATGGTTAAAAGCTTTTTCCAGTTTGAAGCTCAATTCATCATCAAGATGACCGGTCTTTGTGTCCATGAGATGCGAAAACCCAGAATCGACTTTCTCTTGATCGGTCCTATTCAATTCCCCCATAAACACACTATTCCTGTTATGATTGTTTGCCTCTTAAAGTTGATGAAAATAATTTTTTCAAATTCAACTTACTAAAAATACTATCTTGTTGTATCTGGGACCATGAGATATCGGATCCACAATCTAAGGCCTTTTGAAAAAAGTTTATAGCTCGGTCCTCTTTTCCTAACATCATGTATAGCTTGGATAGAGGATACAATGCCTCTAAACACCCTTTTTCAACGCACCGCACTAGAAATCTTTCAGCCACTGTAGAGAAGCTTCCATCTTTCCCTAAAGAAAGACATAAGTAAGCCCTTCCTAAAAAGAGAAGCATATCCTCATCATCTTTCTTATCTACCCTGTAAGCATTTAAAAGCGCTATAGCCCTTTCTGCGCTTTCGGTGTCACCTAAATTCTCAGATAGCGACAGATACGTTTCCACTAACTCTAAAGTATATTTTGGAGGATATCTAGATTCTTTGTATAGGGAATGGAAGAAATTAAGAGCCTGGTCATACAACTCCCTACTCTTTTTTATAGCTCCCAATTCTCTCAGAGAGATCCCCCAAGACTCAATAATACTCTCTTCTTGAGCAAGTTTCCATGCTTTAGAATAATGCAGCAGAGACTCCTCTAGGAAAATTTCCGTATATGAGACGTCCGGGGTATTCTTTGCTAACAAATACAAGATCTTTCCTCTGTCCCTCCAAAAAATAAAAGCTTCTGGCCTTAGTTTACAAAGTCTTTCTGCTACGGCCAAACCTTTTTTTAATAAGGTAGGGCTTTGCTTCTGCATTCCCCACGCCAGGTACGCATCAAAGAGTCTCTCTAGAATATCAACAGTCTCTTCATCTTCTAGGGCTGTAAGGAAACAAGAAATCGCGACAGAGAACTTTTCATCATCACAATAATATATAGCATCACAAAGTTGGGTGACTCCAAGAGCTGGAAGCAATTTAACGTTTTCAGGAAACAGTTTTAAGGTTGAAATGATCCTATGTCTACTCTCCTGAAACAGCGCAGGTTCCTCCAGGTGTAGCCCTAAAACTGCTATGCCTACAGCAAGTTCCTTAGTGAGTGCCATTGGGTTAGCAGCTTTACTCTTCAAAAAGGATAGCTTATCCAAACCAGATTCGACATATAGAGGATTTTGGCTAAATATACCAAAAGAGATCAACATGCTTCCCCAGAGAAGCCATAGATCTGCATTCGTAGGGTTTTCTTGAGCTATCTCTCTCAGAGTTTCATTAGCATGATTGAAATGCGCAACGGAGTATGTAAGGCGGAATAATTTTTCTAAAGCCACGGCATAGAGATATCTTCCTTGAGAATACAAAGGTGATACTAATGACTTGTTAAAGGTGTAAAAGATTGCATAAGAAAGAATTGTGATAGCTTCCTGGATGGGTTGCGTGCACCCCGTCCTGTCCCCCCAGGCGATTAGCAGCTCTGCATAATTAATCTGGAATAATGGATTCTTGGGATGTAAATGAAGGGCTTTTTCCAGATGCTTCTTAGCTAAAGTAAGGTGCTCTAGCTCTTTGGACAGGAAATATGCTTGTAAAAAAGCTTTGCCCATGATGTTGTAATTAACAGAGCTTTCTGAGATAGAAGGTGTTGCATTTTTTTTAGTATGCTGAAAATGTGAAGAAACGAGAAATAGATCTAGCTGAGGAAAAAAATTTAGTATTTGTTGAATGTTCTGAAACCCTATCAGGGAGCAATTTAGAAAACTTTCTTGTCTTGTTATTTGATAAATTTCAAAACAAGAAGAAGCGTGAATCAAAGTAACGGTTATCCTGTCATACGTGTCAATAGTATTATTGAAGCGTCTTATGTAGTTTTCCGCATGGCGACATACCGCGTGTAGTATTTTAGCATTTTGTAACTTATATCCTAATTCTTGGCCGAGCTTTATAAAGCACCGAAAAAGCTCTTTTTTGTCTAATTTGTCTAGAGTTGAGGATAAGCTGTGAAAAGTCGCTTCCTTTTCTTCCTCCGATACTAAATCATTTTCCACTAAGTTCCGAAGCTCAGAGATAAGAGAAGCAGAAAAGGATTCTGTATCCTCTTGGATTAGAACGTCTTTAAGAGATGTGGGGCTAGAGGCTTCTTTTTTCATAACCTAACAGCAAAATAAGGACCTAAGTAATCTACTAAAAACAAAGGAATTAATAAAGGTTCTTGTTTAATCAAAGAAGATTCAATATCGAGAATAGGTCATATCAGTAAAGTTCCAGTCAAGGTTGCAGAAAGATATAAGTAGTACTTCACATTGGGTAGACAGGTATATTTATGTTTTCAAAAGATTGCGATGAGGGAACAGTAGCAGAAACAATTTGTCCTTTCTCGAAAAGAAACAAAGCCGTTGGCTGTAGGCACCCCATCAAATAGAAGGAGTGCTTGCTTAATTGACCTTTCTTTCCTCCTCCTTCAAAGACGAA
This sequence is a window from Chlamydiifrater volucris. Protein-coding genes within it:
- a CDS encoding tetratricopeptide repeat protein, which produces MKKEASSPTSLKDVLIQEDTESFSASLISELRNLVENDLVSEEEKEATFHSLSSTLDKLDKKELFRCFIKLGQELGYKLQNAKILHAVCRHAENYIRRFNNTIDTYDRITVTLIHASSCFEIYQITRQESFLNCSLIGFQNIQQILNFFPQLDLFLVSSHFQHTKKNATPSISESSVNYNIMGKAFLQAYFLSKELEHLTLAKKHLEKALHLHPKNPLFQINYAELLIAWGDRTGCTQPIQEAITILSYAIFYTFNKSLVSPLYSQGRYLYAVALEKLFRLTYSVAHFNHANETLREIAQENPTNADLWLLWGSMLISFGIFSQNPLYVESGLDKLSFLKSKAANPMALTKELAVGIAVLGLHLEEPALFQESRHRIISTLKLFPENVKLLPALGVTQLCDAIYYCDDEKFSVAISCFLTALEDEETVDILERLFDAYLAWGMQKQSPTLLKKGLAVAERLCKLRPEAFIFWRDRGKILYLLAKNTPDVSYTEIFLEESLLHYSKAWKLAQEESIIESWGISLRELGAIKKSRELYDQALNFFHSLYKESRYPPKYTLELVETYLSLSENLGDTESAERAIALLNAYRVDKKDDEDMLLFLGRAYLCLSLGKDGSFSTVAERFLVRCVEKGCLEALYPLSKLYMMLGKEDRAINFFQKALDCGSDISWSQIQQDSIFSKLNLKKLFSSTLRGKQS